The region TTCCGCACCGGGGGCAAGGGTCGCCGCGCTTGGCGAGCGGCACGGATTGGTCACAGCCCAGGCACCACGCGGTCCCGGGAACGGCCAGAAAGGACAGGTGCGCGCCCTCGGCCCGGGTGCCGCGCGCGCTGGCCGTGAAGCCGAAGATCAGGGCCTCGGCATCGACATGAGACAATTGCCCCAACGCGATGCGGACCTCGCGCACCCGGGTAAAGCCATGGGTCAGGGCCTCGCGCTCGATCAGGTCGATCAGGCTTTGGGCCAGGG is a window of Pararhodospirillum photometricum DSM 122 DNA encoding:
- a CDS encoding hydrogenase maturation nickel metallochaperone HypA, translated to MHELALAQSLIDLIEREALTHGFTRVREVRIALGQLSHVDAEALIFGFTASARGTRAEGAHLSFLAVPGTAWCLGCDQSVPLAKRGDPCPRCGSYQLQVTGGDDLSVKDLEVV